A single window of Vibrio alfacsensis DNA harbors:
- the feoB gene encoding Fe(2+) transporter permease subunit FeoB, with the protein MQYQILTVGNPNSGKTTLFNGLTGAKQQVGNWAGVTVEKKTGQFKHAGDDFLLTDLPGIYSLDSGNDSNSIDESIASRAVLTHPADLIINVVDATSLERSLYMTLQLRELGRPMIVVLNKMDALKRERQVINIAELEKTLGCPVVSLSATNKAQVAEFKEKLHKAVVQGVALKDISLNYGEQMEAAINNISNLFNDQTVSHRALAIRALEKDALVLNSMSDADRNVVENAIVGLELDVDLHVADTKYTHLHEECKKVRRSEGKLSRSVTEKLDQFILNKWVGIPFFFVVMYLMFMFSINIGSAFIDFFDIGVGALLVDGGHHLLDGHLPVWLVTIIADGIGGGIQTVATFIPVIACLYLFLAVLESSGYMARAAFVLDKVMQKIGLPGKAFVPLVLGFGCNVPSIMATRTLDQERERKLAASMAPFMSCGARLPVYALFAAAFFPGSGQNIVFALYLLGIVAAIFTGLFLKHTLYPGSSDTLVMEMPDYELPTVQNVVIKTWQKLKRFVLGAGKTIVVVVAILSFLNSLGMDGSFGNEDSENSVLSRAAQVVTPVFSPIGVQEDNWPATVGIITGIFAKEAVVGTLNSLYTTPSDGEEAEFDLMASLEEAVMSIPENLAGLSYSDPLGIEVGDLTDSNAVAEEQEVDASIFGNIKSQFASGNAAFAYLIFILLYTPCVAAMGAYVREFGHKFARFIAVWTMGLAYLCATFYNQLTHFADSPITSGIWIAVIVAIFLGTYRVFKRIGKKQQGALEVQVV; encoded by the coding sequence ATGCAATATCAAATTCTTACAGTTGGTAACCCAAACAGTGGTAAAACCACATTATTCAATGGACTGACTGGTGCTAAGCAGCAGGTAGGTAACTGGGCTGGCGTAACGGTAGAAAAGAAAACGGGTCAGTTTAAGCACGCAGGTGATGACTTTTTACTGACAGACCTCCCAGGTATTTACTCTCTAGATAGCGGTAATGATAGCAATAGTATTGACGAGTCTATCGCATCACGAGCGGTCCTGACTCATCCTGCAGATCTGATCATCAACGTTGTCGATGCGACGAGTCTTGAGCGTAGCTTATATATGACGCTACAACTGCGCGAGCTTGGTCGTCCGATGATTGTTGTATTGAACAAAATGGATGCGCTTAAGCGTGAACGCCAAGTCATCAACATTGCAGAACTAGAAAAGACATTGGGCTGCCCAGTGGTGAGTTTGTCTGCAACTAACAAAGCACAAGTTGCTGAGTTCAAAGAGAAGCTACATAAAGCTGTGGTTCAAGGTGTCGCGCTTAAAGACATCTCATTGAACTACGGCGAACAGATGGAAGCGGCGATCAACAACATTTCTAATCTTTTTAATGATCAAACCGTTTCTCACCGTGCTCTCGCGATTCGTGCGTTAGAAAAAGATGCTCTAGTCCTAAATAGTATGTCCGATGCTGATCGTAATGTGGTTGAAAACGCGATTGTTGGGCTTGAACTTGATGTCGATTTGCATGTTGCTGACACTAAATACACGCATCTTCATGAAGAGTGCAAAAAAGTTCGTCGTAGTGAAGGCAAGCTAAGCAGAAGTGTTACTGAAAAACTTGACCAGTTCATCTTGAATAAGTGGGTAGGTATCCCATTTTTCTTTGTTGTGATGTACTTGATGTTCATGTTCTCTATCAATATTGGTAGTGCGTTCATTGATTTCTTCGATATTGGCGTTGGTGCTCTATTGGTTGATGGTGGTCACCATCTTTTAGACGGTCATCTGCCTGTTTGGTTAGTGACGATTATCGCTGATGGTATCGGTGGTGGTATCCAGACGGTTGCTACCTTTATTCCGGTGATCGCATGTTTGTACTTGTTCCTAGCCGTGCTTGAAAGTTCAGGTTACATGGCTCGCGCAGCATTCGTGCTTGATAAAGTGATGCAGAAAATCGGCCTACCGGGCAAAGCATTTGTACCGCTAGTACTTGGTTTTGGTTGTAACGTGCCGTCAATCATGGCGACTCGAACGCTAGACCAAGAGCGTGAACGCAAACTGGCAGCATCTATGGCGCCATTTATGTCATGTGGAGCACGTCTGCCTGTATACGCTCTGTTCGCAGCGGCATTCTTCCCAGGATCTGGTCAAAACATCGTATTTGCACTTTACTTGCTTGGCATCGTCGCTGCGATCTTTACTGGTCTATTTCTTAAGCATACGCTTTACCCTGGTAGCAGTGATACCCTAGTGATGGAAATGCCAGACTACGAACTACCAACAGTGCAAAACGTTGTGATCAAGACTTGGCAAAAACTGAAGCGTTTTGTACTAGGTGCAGGTAAAACAATCGTCGTTGTAGTGGCGATCCTAAGCTTCTTAAACTCACTTGGTATGGATGGAAGCTTTGGCAACGAAGACAGTGAAAACTCTGTGCTTTCAAGAGCAGCACAAGTCGTGACTCCTGTATTCTCACCAATCGGCGTTCAAGAAGACAACTGGCCTGCGACTGTTGGTATTATTACTGGTATCTTCGCAAAAGAAGCGGTAGTCGGCACGCTGAATAGCTTATACACCACACCAAGTGATGGCGAAGAAGCGGAATTTGATCTAATGGCTAGCCTAGAAGAGGCGGTAATGAGTATCCCTGAAAACCTTGCTGGTTTGAGCTACTCTGATCCATTGGGCATTGAAGTGGGTGACCTAACCGACTCAAACGCAGTCGCGGAAGAGCAAGAAGTCGATGCTTCTATCTTCGGGAATATTAAATCTCAGTTTGCTTCTGGCAATGCAGCCTTTGCTTACTTGATCTTTATCCTATTGTACACACCATGTGTGGCGGCGATGGGTGCTTACGTACGTGAATTCGGTCATAAGTTCGCACGCTTTATTGCGGTATGGACAATGGGCCTCGCTTACCTATGTGCAACGTTTTACAACCAGTTGACGCATTTTGCAGATAGTCCAATCACCAGTGGTATTTGGATCGCGGTGATCGTGGCAATCTTCCTTGGTACTTACCGCGTATTTAAGCGAATTGGCAAGAAACAACAAGGCGCACTAGAGGTGCAAGTCGTATGA
- a CDS encoding FeoA family protein, whose product MKLSEIKPGETATIRLLEGLTSDVRKKLMVMGLLPNTEVKVIRRAPMGDPLQVEVRGVSVALREAIAQNIEVERA is encoded by the coding sequence ATGAAGTTATCAGAGATTAAGCCTGGCGAAACAGCAACGATTAGACTTTTGGAAGGTTTGACTTCCGATGTTAGGAAAAAGTTGATGGTAATGGGTTTACTTCCTAATACTGAAGTGAAAGTTATTCGACGCGCACCGATGGGTGACCCGCTTCAAGTTGAAGTGCGTGGTGTTTCGGTTGCGCTACGTGAAGCGATTGCCCAAAACATCGAAGTGGAGCGCGCATAA
- the argS gene encoding arginine--tRNA ligase yields MNIQALINDKVSQALEAAGAPAGSPAAVRQSAKPQFGDYQANGVMGVAKKLGTNPREFAQKVLDVLDLDGIASKTEIAGPGFINIFLSEEFLAKQAEAALADSRLGVAAEEAQTIVADYSAPNVAKEMHVGHLRSTIIGDAVVRTLEFLGHKVIRANHIGDWGTQFGMLIANLERVQQESGEVSMELADLEGFYRESKKLYDEDEEFAVKARGYVVKLQSGDEFCAEMWKKLVDVTMIQNQRNYDRLDVSLTRDDVMGESMYNDMLPKIVADLKAQGLAVEDDGAQVVFLEEFKNKDGEAMGVIVQKRDGGFLYTTTDIACAKYRYEELGADRVLYFIDSRQHQHLMQAWTIVRKAGYIPESVSLEHHAFGMMLGKDGKPFKTRAGGTVRLADLLDEAEVRAAQLIESKNPELAEDEKKAIANTVAMAAVKYADLSKHRTTDYVFDWDNMLAFEGNTAPYMQYAYTRVASIFAKAGVSMDELQGEIKITDEKEKALIAKLMQFEEAVQSVAREGQPHIMCSYLFELAGQFSSFYEACPILVAEDEAVKQSRLKLAALTAKTIKQGLSLLGINTLERM; encoded by the coding sequence GTGAATATCCAAGCACTTATTAATGACAAAGTATCTCAGGCTCTTGAAGCCGCTGGCGCACCTGCAGGCAGCCCTGCAGCCGTTCGTCAATCAGCAAAGCCACAATTTGGTGACTACCAAGCAAACGGCGTAATGGGCGTTGCTAAAAAACTGGGTACTAACCCTCGAGAGTTTGCACAGAAAGTACTGGATGTTCTAGACCTAGATGGCATTGCGAGCAAAACAGAAATCGCAGGCCCTGGTTTCATCAACATTTTCCTAAGCGAAGAGTTCCTAGCAAAGCAAGCTGAAGCAGCACTTGCTGACTCGCGTCTTGGCGTAGCGGCAGAAGAAGCACAAACCATCGTAGCTGACTACTCTGCACCAAACGTTGCTAAAGAAATGCACGTTGGTCACCTACGCTCAACCATTATCGGTGATGCGGTGGTACGTACTCTTGAGTTCTTAGGTCACAAAGTGATCCGTGCGAACCACATCGGTGACTGGGGTACTCAGTTCGGTATGCTTATCGCGAACCTTGAACGTGTGCAACAAGAGTCTGGCGAAGTTTCTATGGAACTGGCTGATCTTGAAGGTTTCTACCGTGAATCGAAAAAGCTATACGACGAAGACGAAGAGTTTGCAGTAAAAGCTCGCGGCTACGTAGTGAAGCTGCAAAGCGGTGACGAGTTCTGCGCAGAGATGTGGAAGAAGCTGGTGGACGTAACCATGATCCAAAACCAGCGTAACTACGATCGTCTAGACGTGTCTCTTACGCGTGATGACGTAATGGGCGAAAGCATGTACAACGACATGCTACCTAAAATCGTAGCAGATCTTAAAGCACAAGGTCTTGCAGTTGAAGATGACGGCGCACAAGTTGTTTTCCTAGAAGAATTCAAGAACAAAGACGGCGAAGCGATGGGCGTTATCGTTCAAAAACGCGACGGCGGCTTCCTATACACCACAACAGACATTGCTTGTGCAAAATACCGTTATGAAGAACTCGGCGCAGATCGTGTGCTTTACTTCATCGACTCTCGTCAGCACCAGCACCTAATGCAAGCTTGGACTATCGTTCGTAAAGCAGGTTACATCCCAGAATCTGTTTCTCTTGAACACCACGCGTTCGGCATGATGCTAGGTAAAGATGGTAAGCCATTCAAGACTCGTGCGGGCGGTACGGTTCGTCTAGCAGATCTTCTTGATGAAGCAGAAGTTCGTGCAGCGCAGCTGATCGAATCTAAGAACCCAGAACTGGCTGAAGACGAGAAGAAAGCGATCGCAAATACTGTTGCAATGGCAGCGGTTAAATACGCAGACCTTTCTAAGCACCGTACAACTGACTACGTGTTCGATTGGGACAACATGCTAGCGTTCGAGGGTAACACTGCTCCGTACATGCAATACGCTTACACTCGCGTAGCATCTATCTTCGCAAAAGCTGGCGTGTCTATGGATGAGCTACAAGGTGAAATCAAGATCACTGACGAGAAAGAAAAAGCGCTTATCGCAAAACTTATGCAGTTCGAAGAAGCGGTTCAATCTGTCGCTCGTGAAGGTCAACCACACATCATGTGTAGCTACCTATTCGAACTAGCAGGTCAATTCTCTAGCTTCTACGAAGCATGCCCGATCCTAGTTGCTGAAGACGAAGCAGTAAAACAAAGCCGCCTGAAACTTGCAGCACTAACAGCGAAGACCATCAAGCAAGGTCTGTCTCTACTAGGTATCAATACTCTAGAGCGCATGTAA
- a CDS encoding VOC family protein produces MTTQLIEKRLTPELMIQDLDAFMAKIEDLASMLRLDLSFAQADHIALRINDAETAKAAHQAWSQHGKVISQAKINGRPIVVIAFEQALEIRGWKIECLELPYPAEGKSYPAESWEHVEFVIPSHAETADDFLADLKHTYPAFGERFEQLEEMGVKIKLSSPKGEGERLNNPTVAFKYQGICIKLHPHSLKRIVESEQV; encoded by the coding sequence ATGACGACTCAACTTATTGAAAAACGCTTAACACCAGAATTAATGATTCAAGATCTCGATGCTTTTATGGCAAAGATAGAAGATTTGGCTTCGATGTTGAGGTTGGATCTGAGTTTTGCTCAAGCGGATCATATTGCACTTCGTATTAATGATGCAGAGACTGCAAAAGCAGCGCATCAAGCTTGGAGCCAGCATGGAAAAGTGATTTCTCAAGCTAAAATCAATGGGCGTCCAATTGTTGTGATTGCATTTGAACAAGCATTAGAAATTCGCGGTTGGAAGATTGAGTGTTTAGAGCTTCCATACCCTGCCGAGGGTAAATCATACCCAGCAGAGAGTTGGGAACATGTGGAGTTTGTGATTCCATCCCATGCTGAAACAGCAGACGATTTTTTAGCTGACCTGAAACACACTTACCCTGCATTTGGTGAGCGCTTTGAACAGTTGGAAGAGATGGGCGTAAAGATCAAACTATCGAGTCCGAAAGGAGAGGGCGAGCGCTTAAACAACCCTACGGTAGCATTTAAGTATCAAGGTATTTGCATCAAGTTACACCCGCATTCACTCAAACGTATTGTGGAGTCTGAGCAGGTTTAA
- a CDS encoding HIT family protein → MSFELHPQLAKDTTVIGHFPLCVALLHKDNAVPWVILVPKRANLKELHHLPMQEQQQFLLESQAVSQALEATFLPDKINLGALGNMVPQLHIHHIARFKDDVAWPGPVWGNTKGEFRIEKEQNEMLGRIKNVLSLSSIFQKA, encoded by the coding sequence ATGAGTTTTGAACTGCACCCTCAATTAGCAAAAGATACCACTGTCATTGGTCACTTCCCGCTTTGTGTGGCCCTTCTGCATAAAGACAATGCCGTACCGTGGGTTATCTTGGTACCGAAACGTGCAAACCTAAAAGAGCTGCACCACTTGCCAATGCAAGAGCAACAGCAGTTTTTGCTCGAATCTCAAGCGGTAAGCCAAGCACTGGAAGCGACATTTCTCCCTGACAAGATAAATCTTGGTGCTCTAGGCAACATGGTGCCACAACTGCACATTCACCACATTGCTCGCTTTAAAGATGACGTTGCATGGCCAGGGCCGGTTTGGGGCAACACCAAAGGTGAATTCCGCATAGAAAAAGAGCAAAATGAAATGCTTGGCCGTATTAAAAACGTGCTGTCACTGAGTTCTATTTTCCAAAAGGCCTGA
- the znuB gene encoding zinc ABC transporter permease subunit ZnuB — protein MIEFLLPSILAGIGIAIIAGPLGSFVVWRKMAYFGDTLAHASLMGLALGFLLNVNLYLALLVCCLALAVLLVTLQKQQLVATDTLLGILAHSALSIGLVSVSFLDNVRIDLMSYLFGDLLAVSPQDLMFIYAGVVAVSACLYIFWRPLLSSTVSEELAAVEGVNTDLVRLVLMLMVGVVIAVGMKFVGALIMTSLLIIPAATARKVSSSPEQMAFFASIIGSIAVLMGLSLSWHFDTPAGPSVVISATSLFMLSQLIRRKA, from the coding sequence ATGATTGAATTTCTATTACCCTCAATCCTGGCCGGTATTGGTATTGCAATTATCGCAGGTCCACTAGGTTCATTCGTGGTTTGGCGCAAAATGGCCTACTTTGGAGATACACTCGCACACGCTTCCTTAATGGGACTGGCGCTTGGTTTTCTGCTCAATGTAAACCTATATCTCGCTTTATTAGTCTGCTGTTTAGCACTCGCTGTACTATTGGTGACTCTGCAAAAACAACAGCTCGTTGCTACCGACACCCTACTCGGTATTTTGGCCCACAGTGCACTTTCGATCGGCTTAGTCTCAGTGAGTTTTTTAGATAATGTCCGTATTGATCTAATGAGCTACTTATTTGGTGATTTACTTGCAGTATCTCCTCAAGATTTGATGTTCATCTATGCTGGTGTTGTTGCCGTTAGTGCATGCTTGTACATATTCTGGCGTCCTTTACTATCAAGTACTGTTAGCGAAGAATTAGCCGCTGTCGAGGGCGTAAATACTGACTTGGTTCGTTTAGTTCTAATGCTAATGGTGGGTGTAGTAATCGCAGTCGGCATGAAGTTTGTTGGTGCACTGATTATGACTTCCCTATTAATCATCCCAGCAGCAACCGCTCGTAAAGTATCATCATCACCGGAGCAAATGGCCTTTTTCGCTTCAATCATTGGTTCGATCGCGGTGCTCATGGGCTTAAGCCTCTCGTGGCACTTTGATACACCTGCAGGCCCATCCGTTGTGATTAGTGCGACAAGTTTGTTTATGTTAAGCCAGCTAATCCGACGCAAAGCTTAG
- the znuA gene encoding zinc ABC transporter substrate-binding protein ZnuA: MKRTIILAVSVMLALPAHAVTVLTSIKPIQMITTELTDGVTTPDVLLQNNASPHDYALRPSDVKKVASADLVIWFGHDLEPFLEKVVTDRDNTLTLSQIPDLSLREFGSEHDHDHDGHHHGTHDPHFWLGIAPVEQVANVIANKLAEVDPRNANVYAKNLQKFKEQLKATDAEIKQQLTPVQNNGYFVFHDAYGYFEERYQLNQLGHFTVSPDRKPGAKTLIHIRKTLASGEVACVFSEPQFTPAVIESVMRGSDVGTGVLDPLGSEIEVQPGSYFVFLKTLSNNFSQCLQSKQ; encoded by the coding sequence ATGAAAAGAACTATAATTCTTGCAGTCTCAGTAATGTTAGCTTTGCCTGCTCATGCGGTAACGGTTTTAACCAGTATTAAGCCGATTCAAATGATCACAACTGAGCTGACGGATGGTGTTACGACTCCCGATGTCTTACTCCAGAATAATGCCTCGCCACACGATTATGCACTGCGCCCGTCCGACGTTAAGAAAGTGGCATCAGCAGATCTCGTTATTTGGTTTGGTCATGATCTTGAACCGTTTTTGGAAAAAGTGGTGACTGACAGAGACAATACTTTAACATTGAGCCAAATCCCGGATTTGTCGTTACGCGAGTTTGGTAGTGAGCATGATCATGACCATGATGGCCATCATCACGGTACTCATGATCCGCATTTTTGGTTAGGAATTGCGCCAGTTGAGCAAGTGGCAAATGTTATTGCCAACAAACTTGCGGAAGTGGATCCACGCAATGCGAATGTCTATGCTAAAAATTTGCAAAAATTCAAAGAACAGCTTAAAGCGACAGATGCAGAGATTAAGCAGCAGCTTACGCCTGTCCAAAATAATGGCTATTTTGTCTTCCATGATGCTTATGGATATTTTGAGGAGCGTTACCAATTAAATCAATTGGGGCACTTCACCGTATCTCCAGACCGTAAACCAGGAGCCAAAACACTGATTCATATTCGTAAAACGCTTGCATCTGGTGAGGTTGCTTGTGTTTTCTCAGAGCCTCAATTTACCCCGGCAGTGATTGAGAGTGTTATGCGTGGGAGTGATGTAGGAACTGGTGTGCTTGATCCTTTGGGTAGCGAGATTGAAGTGCAGCCTGGCAGTTACTTCGTGTTTCTCAAAACGCTGTCAAATAACTTTAGTCAGTGCTTGCAGAGTAAGCAGTAA
- the tsaB gene encoding tRNA (adenosine(37)-N6)-threonylcarbamoyltransferase complex dimerization subunit type 1 TsaB, with protein MSAKILAIDTATENCSVALLVNDQVISRSEVAPRDHTKKVLPMVDEVLKEAGLTLQDLDALAFGRGPGSFTGVRIGIGIAQGLAFGADLPMIGISTLAAMAQASYRLHGATDVAVAIDARMSEVYWARYTRQENGEWTSVDSECVIPPARLAEEAQADDKTWTKAGTGWDAYQEDLGKLPFNLTGSDVLYPDSQDIVILAKQELEKGNTVPVEESSPVYLRDNVTWKKLPGRE; from the coding sequence ATGAGCGCAAAAATTCTTGCTATCGATACAGCAACTGAAAACTGTTCAGTTGCGCTACTGGTTAATGACCAAGTGATTTCACGCAGTGAGGTTGCTCCTCGTGACCACACTAAAAAAGTACTGCCTATGGTAGACGAAGTACTGAAAGAAGCGGGTCTGACTCTACAAGATCTAGACGCATTGGCGTTTGGTCGTGGTCCAGGCAGCTTTACTGGCGTTCGTATCGGCATTGGTATCGCACAAGGTTTAGCATTTGGTGCTGACCTACCAATGATTGGTATTTCGACATTGGCTGCGATGGCGCAAGCTAGTTACCGCCTGCACGGTGCGACAGATGTAGCTGTCGCTATTGATGCGCGTATGAGTGAAGTTTACTGGGCACGTTACACTCGCCAAGAAAACGGTGAATGGACAAGTGTAGATTCAGAATGCGTGATTCCACCAGCCCGTCTAGCAGAAGAAGCGCAAGCGGACGACAAAACGTGGACTAAAGCGGGTACTGGTTGGGATGCCTATCAAGAAGACCTTGGCAAACTGCCATTCAATTTAACGGGCAGTGATGTGCTTTACCCTGATTCGCAAGATATCGTGATTCTTGCCAAGCAGGAACTCGAGAAAGGTAATACCGTGCCAGTTGAAGAATCGAGTCCGGTTTACTTGCGTGATAACGTGACATGGAAAAAACTTCCGGGTCGCGAGTAG
- a CDS encoding FeoC-like transcriptional regulator — protein MILKELYQYIADKGTVSQSDLAKQFGMSEDGADAMLSVWIKKGKISRLVDTNKAHDVTRVRYSVTKQDGLSLTVTM, from the coding sequence ATGATTTTAAAAGAGCTTTATCAATACATTGCAGACAAAGGAACCGTCTCCCAGTCAGATCTGGCTAAGCAGTTTGGGATGAGTGAAGATGGTGCCGACGCAATGTTAAGTGTATGGATTAAAAAGGGTAAAATTAGCCGTCTAGTCGACACCAATAAAGCTCATGACGTGACTCGAGTACGCTACTCGGTGACCAAGCAAGATGGTCTATCTCTGACAGTCACCATGTAG
- the purU gene encoding formyltetrahydrofolate deformylase — protein MEKKTLLTHCSDAPGLISKITNICYKHQLNIVHNSEFVDNTSGHFFMRTELEGYFNDQTFLADLDQALPQGAKRRLLGSRRKRIVILVTKEAHCLGDILMKTYDGSLDVEIAAVVGNYDKLQGLTERFDIPYHYVTHEDLSREEHEQKMMEVISQYEADYLVLAKYMRVLTPTFVEKYRHKIINIHHSFLPAFIGAKPYQQAYDRGVKIIGATAHFVTNDLDEGPIIKQDVIPVDHTFSAQDMAQAGRDVEKNVLSKALNKVLNDHVFVYGNKTVIL, from the coding sequence ATGGAAAAGAAAACACTGTTAACCCACTGCAGCGATGCTCCGGGTTTGATCTCAAAAATCACCAATATTTGTTATAAACATCAGCTAAATATCGTTCACAACAGCGAGTTTGTTGATAATACCAGTGGGCACTTTTTCATGAGAACGGAGTTGGAGGGCTACTTCAACGATCAAACATTTCTTGCTGATTTAGACCAAGCCTTACCCCAAGGTGCTAAACGTCGCCTATTGGGTTCTCGTCGTAAACGTATTGTTATTCTCGTGACAAAAGAAGCACATTGTCTAGGTGACATTCTGATGAAGACCTATGACGGTAGCCTCGATGTGGAAATTGCAGCCGTTGTCGGTAACTACGATAAACTTCAAGGTCTTACTGAGCGCTTTGACATCCCATACCACTACGTAACACACGAAGATCTTTCTCGTGAAGAGCATGAACAGAAAATGATGGAAGTCATCAGTCAATATGAAGCAGATTACTTGGTATTGGCCAAATACATGCGTGTTCTAACCCCAACGTTTGTGGAGAAATATCGTCATAAAATCATCAATATTCACCACAGTTTCTTACCGGCATTCATTGGTGCGAAACCATATCAACAAGCCTATGATCGCGGCGTAAAGATCATCGGTGCAACGGCGCATTTTGTCACTAACGACCTCGATGAGGGTCCGATCATTAAACAAGATGTGATTCCCGTTGATCACACGTTCAGCGCACAAGATATGGCACAAGCAGGCCGAGACGTAGAGAAGAATGTATTGAGTAAAGCATTAAACAAAGTGCTCAATGACCATGTTTTTGTTTACGGAAACAAGACGGTTATTCTCTAA
- a CDS encoding ATP-dependent DNA helicase, translating to MVAKTFSSEGALGKAIPGFQARQPQIDMAEAVSQAIKEQTQLVVEAGTGTGKTFAYLVPALLSGKKVIISTGSKNLQEQLYHRDLPLMVRALGFYGQVALLKGRSNYLCLDRLSRQMVESHTNESDPTLLTQLVKVRSWSSETKTGDLGDCEDLPEDSLIIPTITSTNDNCLGKDCPSYTDCFVLKARKRAMDSDIVVVNHHLFLADLAIKETGFGELIPEADVFIFDEAHQLPDIASEYFGQTVSSRQVHELAKDIEIAYRTEAKDMRQLQKVGDKLMQSAMDMRIVLGEPGFRGNWREAMQSESIKRELVRLIDSLDLAIDVLKLALGRSQLLDTAFERANLIKGRIDRVCDVDITGYSYWYDTSPRHFALHITPLSVADKFHEQIEIKQGAWIFTSATLAVSGDFKHFTERLGLKPKQQFSLPSPFDYEQQARLCVPRYLPEPNSPGLADKLVRMLAPVIEENDGRCFFLCTSHSMMRELGERFREVLDLPVLMQGEMSKQKTLAEFMELGNALLVATGAFWEGIDVRGDALSCVIIDKLPFTAPDDPLLKARIEDCRLRGGEPFAEVQIPDAVITLKQGVGRLIRDQKDRGALIICDNRLVTRDYGGIFLGSLPPIPRTRDLERIKTFLKTEQPVTD from the coding sequence ATGGTCGCAAAAACATTTTCTTCTGAAGGCGCTTTGGGCAAAGCAATTCCGGGCTTTCAAGCTCGCCAGCCGCAAATTGATATGGCAGAAGCGGTCAGTCAAGCGATCAAGGAACAAACTCAGCTGGTGGTTGAAGCCGGAACGGGGACAGGCAAAACTTTTGCTTACCTTGTGCCTGCTCTACTGAGTGGCAAAAAAGTCATCATCAGTACAGGGTCAAAAAACTTACAAGAGCAGTTGTATCATCGCGATTTACCGTTAATGGTGCGTGCGCTTGGGTTCTATGGACAAGTTGCGTTGTTAAAAGGGCGCTCCAACTATTTGTGTTTGGATCGACTAAGCCGACAGATGGTTGAAAGCCATACCAATGAATCAGACCCTACATTATTGACCCAACTGGTCAAAGTACGATCTTGGTCATCGGAAACTAAGACCGGCGACTTAGGCGACTGTGAGGATTTGCCTGAAGACAGTTTGATCATTCCTACTATTACATCAACCAACGACAATTGCTTAGGCAAAGACTGTCCAAGTTACACCGATTGCTTTGTTCTGAAAGCACGTAAACGCGCGATGGATTCCGACATCGTAGTCGTTAACCATCATCTGTTTTTGGCCGATCTGGCGATCAAAGAAACGGGCTTTGGCGAATTGATCCCGGAAGCGGATGTGTTCATTTTTGATGAAGCGCATCAGTTGCCAGATATTGCGAGCGAGTACTTTGGTCAAACCGTGTCGAGTCGTCAAGTTCATGAACTGGCGAAAGACATCGAAATCGCCTATCGCACCGAAGCAAAAGACATGCGTCAACTGCAAAAAGTGGGCGACAAACTGATGCAAAGTGCGATGGATATGCGCATTGTGCTCGGTGAACCAGGTTTTCGGGGCAACTGGCGAGAAGCCATGCAGTCGGAGTCTATTAAGCGGGAATTGGTGCGTTTAATCGACAGCTTAGATTTGGCGATTGATGTATTGAAGTTGGCTTTGGGCCGAAGTCAATTGCTAGATACTGCTTTTGAACGCGCGAACCTGATCAAAGGGCGTATTGATCGCGTGTGTGATGTGGATATTACTGGTTATTCCTATTGGTATGATACCTCCCCACGTCACTTTGCTTTGCACATTACTCCGCTTTCAGTGGCGGATAAATTTCATGAGCAAATCGAAATCAAGCAAGGTGCGTGGATATTCACCTCGGCAACTCTCGCGGTATCAGGTGACTTTAAGCATTTTACTGAGCGATTGGGCCTGAAACCTAAGCAGCAGTTCTCGTTACCGTCTCCTTTTGATTACGAGCAGCAAGCTCGTCTGTGTGTGCCGCGTTATTTGCCAGAGCCCAATAGCCCGGGTTTAGCTGATAAACTGGTGCGAATGCTTGCGCCGGTCATTGAAGAAAATGATGGTCGTTGTTTTTTCCTATGTACTTCGCACAGCATGATGCGTGAGCTCGGGGAGCGTTTTCGAGAAGTGCTCGATCTACCCGTGCTTATGCAAGGTGAGATGAGTAAACAAAAGACCCTTGCCGAGTTTATGGAACTGGGTAATGCACTGCTGGTGGCGACTGGTGCATTCTGGGAAGGGATCGATGTTAGAGGAGATGCGCTGAGCTGTGTTATCATTGATAAATTACCGTTTACTGCCCCTGATGATCCGCTACTCAAAGCCCGAATCGAAGATTGTCGATTACGTGGTGGAGAGCCATTTGCAGAAGTACAAATCCCTGATGCGGTCATCACGTTAAAGCAGGGGGTAGGACGTTTGATTCGAGACCAAAAAGACCGTGGAGCGTTAATCATTTGTGATAACCGTTTGGTGACGCGTGATTATGGTGGCATCTTCCTCGGCAGTTTACCGCCAATTCCAAGAACTCGGGATTTGGAGCGCATAAAGACATTCCTGAAAACAGAACAACCTGTCACAGACTAA